In the genome of Leeuwenhoekiella sp. MAR_2009_132, one region contains:
- a CDS encoding dipeptidase, which yields MKDTKNYVDTHQKRFLNELIELLKIPSISADKAYRDDVFNTADAVAERLKEAGCDTVEVCETPGYPIVYGEKIIDRSLPTILVYGHYDVQPPDPLNLWDSAPFEPVIKKTDLHPEGAIFARGACDDKGQMYMHVKALEYMTQNDDLPCNVKFMIEGEEEVGSENLGWFISRNQAKLANDVILISDTGMIAKDVPSITTGLRGLSYVEVEVTGPNRDLHSGLYGGAVANPINVLTKMIASLHDENNHITIPGFYDAVEELSTEERAKMAEAPFSLENYQKALDIDSVYGEKGYSTNERNSIRPTLDVNGIWGGYIGEGAKTVIASKAYAKISMRLVPDQDWKEITQLFKNHFESIAPAGVRVKVTPHHGGQAYVTPIDHIGYKAAEKAYENTFGKTPIPQRSGGSIPIVAIFEKELDSKTILMGFGLDSDAIHSPNEHFGVWNFLKGIETIPHFYHEFTRLKIAEK from the coding sequence ATGAAAGACACTAAGAACTACGTAGATACCCATCAAAAACGTTTTTTAAACGAACTTATAGAATTACTAAAAATACCTTCCATTAGTGCAGATAAGGCCTATAGAGATGATGTTTTTAATACCGCAGATGCAGTTGCAGAACGCTTAAAGGAGGCAGGTTGTGATACTGTAGAGGTTTGTGAAACACCGGGATATCCCATTGTATATGGAGAAAAAATTATAGATCGAAGCTTGCCAACAATATTAGTTTACGGGCATTACGACGTGCAACCACCAGATCCTTTAAATTTATGGGACAGCGCTCCTTTTGAGCCGGTAATCAAAAAAACAGATTTACATCCTGAAGGTGCCATCTTCGCTCGCGGCGCTTGCGACGATAAAGGCCAGATGTATATGCACGTAAAGGCGCTCGAGTATATGACTCAAAATGACGACCTACCGTGTAACGTTAAGTTTATGATTGAAGGCGAGGAAGAAGTGGGCAGTGAGAACTTAGGTTGGTTTATTTCACGCAATCAGGCAAAACTGGCTAACGATGTGATTCTTATTTCAGATACGGGTATGATCGCAAAAGATGTTCCCAGCATAACGACAGGCTTACGCGGACTCAGCTATGTAGAAGTTGAAGTTACCGGTCCTAACCGTGATTTGCATAGCGGACTTTATGGCGGTGCCGTGGCAAACCCAATCAATGTGTTGACCAAAATGATTGCCTCACTTCACGACGAAAACAACCACATCACCATTCCCGGTTTTTATGACGCCGTAGAAGAGCTAAGCACAGAAGAACGCGCTAAAATGGCCGAAGCTCCCTTCTCGTTAGAAAACTATCAAAAAGCACTGGACATCGATTCGGTTTATGGCGAAAAAGGATATTCTACAAATGAACGCAACAGCATACGCCCTACCCTTGATGTAAATGGAATTTGGGGCGGTTACATTGGCGAAGGTGCAAAAACGGTTATCGCAAGCAAAGCGTATGCTAAAATAAGTATGCGACTTGTACCCGATCAAGATTGGAAGGAAATTACCCAATTGTTTAAAAATCACTTTGAAAGTATCGCACCTGCAGGTGTTCGCGTTAAAGTAACACCGCACCACGGCGGGCAGGCATATGTAACTCCCATAGATCATATAGGCTATAAAGCAGCAGAAAAAGCCTATGAAAATACTTTTGGCAAAACGCCGATACCACAACGCAGTGGCGGTAGTATTCCTATTGTAGCTATTTTTGAAAAAGAACTCGACAGTAAAACAATTCTTATGGGATTTGGTTTAGACAGTGATGCCATACACTCGCCTAACGAACATTTTGGAGTTTGGAATTTTCTAAAAGGAATTGAGACTATTCCGCATTTTTATCATGAGTTTACCAGGTTAAAAATCGCAGAAAAATAA
- a CDS encoding DUF1206 domain-containing protein: protein MNSKKEKLARFGMVAKGMVYAIIGMLTAMAAFNLGGSKSGQQNALQFLREQPFGKVLLIVLALGLFGYTFYRWYEALKGSGDSWSEWKGFVKRSGYIISGIFYGALGFTAVKMVVAGSSGSGSDSMISTLMSKSYGPYLLGFVALCIAGKAIFQTYKAYSGKFRDDVNESNLGPKGKKVLIRAGEIGFTARGIVSGIVAFLLFKVAIGSGGSSGGKVAAFDFLQDTLGAVAMGVVALGLVAYAVFMFIQARYAQIKLN from the coding sequence ATGAATTCTAAAAAGGAAAAACTAGCCCGGTTTGGCATGGTAGCGAAAGGTATGGTATATGCTATAATAGGTATGCTTACAGCGATGGCAGCTTTTAATCTGGGAGGTTCAAAAAGCGGACAACAAAATGCGTTGCAATTTTTAAGGGAGCAACCCTTTGGTAAAGTATTGCTTATCGTTTTGGCCCTGGGCTTGTTTGGTTATACCTTTTATAGATGGTATGAAGCATTAAAAGGTAGTGGGGATTCCTGGAGCGAATGGAAAGGTTTTGTAAAACGTTCAGGTTATATTATAAGCGGTATATTTTATGGAGCTCTAGGTTTTACGGCAGTTAAGATGGTTGTTGCGGGCAGTTCGGGTTCTGGAAGTGATTCTATGATATCAACACTAATGTCAAAGTCCTACGGACCTTATTTGTTAGGTTTTGTAGCCTTGTGTATTGCGGGGAAAGCAATTTTTCAAACGTATAAAGCCTATTCGGGGAAGTTTAGAGATGATGTGAATGAAAGTAATCTGGGGCCAAAAGGAAAGAAAGTATTAATTAGAGCTGGGGAAATAGGATTTACTGCCAGAGGTATTGTTTCAGGCATTGTAGCTTTTTTATTGTTTAAAGTGGCTATAGGCAGTGGAGGCTCATCTGGAGGAAAAGTTGCTGCTTTTGACTTTTTACAAGACACTCTAGGCGCTGTAGCTATGGGTGTTGTAGCGCTGGGACTTGTCGCTTACGCTGTATTTATGTTTATTCAGGCGAGGTATGCTCAAATTAAACTCAATTAA
- a CDS encoding PhnA domain-containing protein, giving the protein MSLEQDLRDRSGNVCELCSSTTDLDIYAVPDSPDNATADTHIFACGTCRTQLHDAELVEANHWRCLNDSMWSQVPAVQVVAYRMLNQLKGQGWPQDLLDMMYMEDDVKEWAKAGIADDSSKGLIHRDSNGVILEAGDSVVLIKDLKVKGSSMVAKQGTAVRRISLDHENDKYIEGKVDGQQIVLITDYVKKI; this is encoded by the coding sequence ATGAGCCTAGAACAAGACTTAAGAGATCGTAGTGGTAATGTATGCGAATTATGCAGCAGTACGACCGATTTAGATATATACGCAGTTCCTGATTCTCCAGATAATGCAACAGCAGACACACATATTTTTGCCTGCGGAACCTGCAGAACACAATTGCACGATGCAGAACTAGTAGAAGCCAATCACTGGCGTTGTCTTAATGACAGTATGTGGAGCCAGGTTCCTGCTGTACAGGTGGTTGCCTACCGTATGCTTAATCAACTAAAAGGGCAGGGTTGGCCTCAAGACCTGCTTGATATGATGTATATGGAAGACGATGTTAAAGAGTGGGCAAAGGCCGGTATTGCAGATGATTCTTCAAAAGGACTAATACACCGCGATAGTAATGGGGTTATTCTGGAGGCTGGCGACTCGGTTGTTTTAATCAAAGATCTAAAGGTAAAAGGCAGCAGTATGGTTGCTAAACAGGGTACTGCCGTGAGACGTATTTCGCTTGATCACGAGAATGATAAATACATAGAAGGAAAAGTAGACGGCCAGCAGATTGTTTTGATTACAGACTACGTGAAGAAAATTTAA
- a CDS encoding BlaI/MecI/CopY family transcriptional regulator, giving the protein MTLSNAEEQLMQLLWKQEKAFMKDLIDAYPDPKPATTTIATLLKRMQDKNFVDYVQYGRSREYFPLVRKKDYFSKQVNGMIKNFFNDSAAQFASFFTKETDLSQQELEDLKKLIDERLKTEKK; this is encoded by the coding sequence ATGACACTTTCTAATGCCGAAGAACAACTAATGCAACTGCTCTGGAAACAGGAAAAAGCGTTTATGAAAGATCTTATAGATGCGTATCCTGATCCTAAGCCAGCGACCACTACAATCGCCACGCTATTGAAACGGATGCAAGACAAGAATTTTGTTGACTATGTGCAGTACGGGCGGTCACGAGAATATTTTCCGCTAGTGCGCAAAAAAGATTATTTCTCAAAACAAGTAAATGGGATGATTAAAAATTTCTTCAATGACTCTGCCGCGCAGTTTGCTTCGTTTTTTACAAAAGAAACCGATTTATCACAACAAGAGCTAGAAGATCTTAAAAAACTGATTGATGAACGTCTAAAAACAGAGAAAAAATGA
- a CDS encoding M56 family metallopeptidase has translation MIAYILKSVLCLMILWGFYKITLEQQAAHQFKRFYLLGSLVLAFALPLVTLSYSVAVEPQPAAEQVAFDTIAVTNEVNTSIEETIHWTPILIGSIYASGVLLFGFRFLRNLYRLRKKVTHNERVKSKSHINVLLLEKIVPHSFLNYIFLPKNDFKNNAIAPEVMAHEQAHVSQKHSWDILFIEVLQVVFWFNPLLILLKKSIALNHEFLADSAALSQNKNVENYTNLLFTYSGSSHHTALSSPINYSLTKKRIIMLSKTRSVKKMATRLALLVPVLACCIYLFNQEIVAKPVYLNLDKQTDSLNTQTNSDSLALEYYKASSKKQVLLDIVRHQEYPTLKIRVEDESVWVNGESTSIENFAQTINEITKDWSKSDMMNYSLQLKSQNGVDKFVGKLTGEFRKTNLYKTNPSRQLIPPPPPPAPEVPQGQLPPPPPPPEDPATFTNDKYNILNIKLSNTEAIEIEGQQTTISKAKDFIKSNFKDWTKDTKEKPRGVLFYLPEDVSESQAHKVLREIEDYKINGFTLKKEKSKSPVPPKVEKPTQEQTPLAMINTLKENNGTAYYNGKQISYDNALALLIGNEEKTKQKSGLQILYTENTGKGKPMLLITNN, from the coding sequence ATGATAGCCTATATTTTAAAGTCGGTATTGTGTTTAATGATTCTTTGGGGCTTTTACAAAATCACTCTCGAGCAACAAGCTGCACACCAGTTTAAACGTTTTTATTTATTAGGAAGTCTGGTTTTAGCGTTTGCTCTGCCCTTGGTCACCTTGAGCTATTCTGTAGCAGTTGAACCGCAACCGGCAGCTGAGCAGGTCGCATTTGATACAATTGCAGTTACAAACGAAGTTAATACATCGATTGAAGAAACTATACATTGGACACCTATACTAATAGGCTCGATTTACGCATCAGGCGTATTGCTTTTTGGCTTTAGATTCTTACGTAATCTATATCGCCTACGCAAAAAAGTAACTCACAATGAGCGCGTAAAATCTAAATCGCATATAAATGTGCTCCTTCTTGAAAAGATAGTCCCACACTCATTTTTAAACTATATTTTCTTGCCCAAAAATGACTTTAAAAATAATGCGATCGCTCCAGAAGTTATGGCGCACGAGCAGGCACACGTAAGTCAAAAACACAGTTGGGACATTCTCTTTATTGAGGTTTTACAGGTGGTATTTTGGTTTAATCCGCTGTTGATTTTACTTAAAAAAAGCATTGCATTAAATCACGAGTTTCTAGCCGATAGCGCTGCGCTATCCCAAAATAAAAATGTAGAAAATTATACTAATCTTTTATTCACCTATTCGGGTAGTAGTCATCATACCGCGTTATCAAGCCCGATTAATTATTCATTAACTAAAAAACGAATCATTATGTTATCAAAAACCCGTTCGGTCAAAAAAATGGCCACCCGTCTTGCACTTTTAGTGCCCGTCCTCGCCTGCTGTATCTATCTTTTTAATCAGGAAATTGTGGCCAAGCCTGTTTACTTAAATTTAGATAAGCAAACAGATTCATTGAATACACAGACAAATTCTGATTCATTAGCTTTAGAATATTACAAAGCCTCTTCTAAAAAACAAGTGTTACTTGATATAGTTCGACACCAGGAGTACCCCACATTAAAAATACGTGTTGAAGATGAATCGGTATGGGTAAATGGGGAGTCTACCTCCATAGAAAATTTTGCTCAAACGATTAACGAGATTACTAAAGACTGGAGCAAAAGTGATATGATGAATTATTCACTACAACTCAAATCTCAAAACGGTGTAGATAAATTTGTAGGGAAACTTACTGGTGAATTCAGAAAGACCAATCTTTATAAAACCAATCCTTCACGACAATTAATTCCACCTCCACCACCGCCAGCTCCAGAAGTACCTCAGGGTCAACTTCCGCCGCCACCGCCACCGCCAGAAGATCCTGCTACATTTACTAATGACAAATACAATATTTTAAATATAAAATTATCAAATACAGAGGCTATTGAAATTGAGGGCCAACAAACCACCATTTCTAAAGCAAAAGATTTTATTAAAAGTAATTTCAAAGACTGGACTAAGGACACGAAAGAGAAACCGCGTGGCGTACTATTTTATTTACCAGAGGATGTTTCAGAAAGTCAGGCTCATAAAGTATTGAGAGAGATTGAGGATTATAAAATTAATGGATTTACTCTAAAAAAAGAAAAATCTAAGTCACCTGTTCCTCCGAAAGTGGAGAAACCTACTCAAGAACAAACACCTTTAGCGATGATTAATACGCTAAAAGAAAATAA